A window of the Sporosarcina sp. FSL K6-2383 genome harbors these coding sequences:
- a CDS encoding glutaredoxin family protein translates to MHVTFYTKPNCHLCEEAKAMMKLVQEDYPLTWDEVNIEMDDESHEKYMLMIPVLEKDGDVLLFGSIGYVEIINLYEFR, encoded by the coding sequence ATGCATGTAACATTCTATACAAAACCAAATTGTCATCTTTGTGAGGAAGCAAAGGCAATGATGAAACTCGTGCAAGAGGATTATCCACTTACGTGGGATGAGGTCAATATTGAAATGGATGATGAGAGCCATGAGAAATATATGTTGATGATTCCGGTCTTAGAAAAAGATGGTGACGTATTATTGTTCGGTTCGATTGGCTATGTAGAGATCATTAATTTATATGAATTCAGATAA
- a CDS encoding phosphoglycerate kinase, whose product MKSKKTMKDMQLEGQRVFCRVDFNVPMENGQVTDVTRIRAAIPTIEYMVEQGAKVILASHLGRPNGEVNEEMRLTVAGEKLAELIGKPVLKLDTSIGQEVEQAIASMKNGDIVLLENVRFHAGEEKNDADLAKNFADLADVFVNDAFGAAHRAHASTAGIADYIPAVSGLLIEKELDVLGKALSTPERPFTAIIGGAKVKDKIGVINHLLDKVDNLIIGGGLAYTFLKAQGYEIGKSLLEEDKIDLAKSFIQKAKDNGVKLYLPIDVTIADDFSKDANTKVVKNDAIPADWEGLDIGTETAELYAKVIEESKLIIWNGPMGVFELEPFAGGTKRVAQAMAVTAGYTVIGGGDSAAAVEKFGVADKMDHISTGGGASLEFMEGKDLPGVSALNDN is encoded by the coding sequence ATGAAGTCAAAAAAGACGATGAAAGATATGCAACTGGAAGGACAACGCGTATTTTGCCGCGTGGATTTCAATGTACCGATGGAAAATGGACAAGTAACGGATGTTACACGAATCCGTGCAGCAATCCCAACAATTGAATACATGGTAGAACAAGGAGCAAAAGTTATTCTTGCCAGTCACCTGGGTCGTCCAAACGGCGAAGTGAACGAAGAAATGCGCCTGACTGTAGCTGGCGAAAAACTAGCCGAGCTAATTGGTAAACCAGTTCTTAAATTAGATACGTCTATTGGACAAGAAGTTGAACAAGCAATCGCTTCTATGAAAAATGGCGATATTGTCCTTCTTGAAAATGTTCGATTCCATGCTGGGGAAGAAAAGAATGATGCTGACCTTGCGAAAAACTTTGCAGACCTTGCAGATGTATTTGTTAACGACGCATTTGGTGCTGCACACCGTGCACATGCATCCACTGCGGGTATCGCGGACTATATTCCGGCAGTATCAGGCTTGTTAATTGAAAAAGAATTAGATGTGCTTGGCAAAGCATTGTCTACGCCAGAGCGTCCATTTACAGCGATTATTGGTGGAGCAAAAGTGAAAGACAAAATCGGTGTCATCAATCATTTGCTCGACAAAGTGGACAACTTGATTATTGGCGGCGGCTTGGCTTACACATTTTTGAAAGCGCAAGGCTATGAAATTGGTAAGTCTTTGCTTGAAGAAGATAAAATTGACTTAGCAAAATCATTTATTCAAAAGGCAAAAGATAACGGCGTTAAGCTATATCTGCCGATAGATGTGACGATTGCAGACGATTTTTCGAAAGATGCCAATACGAAAGTCGTGAAAAATGATGCGATTCCTGCAGATTGGGAAGGTCTCGATATTGGGACTGAAACAGCTGAATTGTATGCAAAAGTAATAGAAGAATCGAAATTGATCATTTGGAATGGCCCAATGGGTGTATTTGAGTTAGAGCCATTTGCAGGTGGCACGAAACGTGTTGCACAAGCAATGGCAGTCACAGCAGGCTATACAGTCATTGGTGGCGGCGACTCAGCTGCAGCTGTTGAAAAGTTCGGCGTTGCCGATAAAATGGATCATATTTCGACTGGTGGAGGCGCTTCTCTTGAATTTATGGAGGGTAAAGACTTACCGGGTGTTTCTGCACTAAACGATAACTGA
- the fni gene encoding type 2 isopentenyl-diphosphate Delta-isomerase, whose translation MANSIEQRKSDHIQITLNEKVTGESITTGLESFTFIHNALPEIAFDEISIETKFLGFECKTPFLISSMTGGTALAETINRNLAVAAEERGWALALGSTRALLDSDGHPSSFLMRKYAPSVPIIANLGAVQFNYGYSVEECRKIIDITEADMLVLHLNSIQEVIQEKGDTNFKGLLRKIEQLCSTLEVPVGIKEVGWGIDGQTAKSLSEAGVAFIDVAGAGGTSWSQVEKFRAKDPIRRVAAEAFSEWGIPTAESIRLVRREIGNRPLIASGGMRTGLDGAKTIALGADLVGFGRSILKEATQSPQDVLEVMEIREMELQMAMFGIGAQTIRELKNTSRLKER comes from the coding sequence TTGGCCAATTCAATCGAGCAAAGAAAATCGGATCATATTCAAATTACGCTAAACGAAAAGGTTACGGGGGAGTCAATCACCACGGGATTAGAGTCGTTTACGTTTATCCATAATGCACTTCCCGAAATCGCATTTGATGAAATTTCCATTGAAACGAAATTCCTCGGATTTGAATGCAAAACGCCGTTCCTTATCAGTTCCATGACGGGCGGGACGGCACTTGCCGAGACAATTAACCGAAACCTAGCAGTAGCGGCTGAAGAAAGGGGCTGGGCGCTTGCGCTGGGATCCACTCGTGCGCTGCTCGATAGTGATGGACATCCTTCTTCTTTCTTAATGAGGAAGTACGCCCCGAGTGTTCCGATCATTGCAAACCTGGGGGCTGTTCAGTTCAATTACGGATATAGTGTCGAGGAATGCAGGAAGATTATCGATATAACTGAGGCGGATATGCTTGTCCTTCATTTGAACAGCATTCAGGAAGTGATTCAGGAAAAGGGAGATACAAACTTTAAAGGGTTATTAAGGAAGATTGAACAACTATGCAGTACGCTAGAGGTTCCAGTCGGAATCAAGGAAGTCGGTTGGGGAATCGATGGTCAGACAGCTAAAAGCTTAAGTGAGGCTGGTGTTGCATTTATCGATGTTGCCGGAGCGGGAGGTACTTCTTGGAGTCAGGTAGAGAAGTTCCGCGCCAAAGATCCAATCCGGCGTGTTGCCGCCGAAGCATTCAGCGAATGGGGAATTCCGACGGCTGAATCTATTAGGTTAGTTCGCAGAGAGATTGGGAATCGTCCTCTGATTGCCAGCGGTGGGATGCGGACGGGGCTAGATGGTGCCAAGACCATTGCATTGGGTGCCGACCTTGTTGGATTCGGTCGATCCATACTGAAGGAAGCGACCCAAAGTCCGCAGGATGTCCTTGAAGTGATGGAAATCCGGGAAATGGAACTTCAGATGGCAATGTTCGGAATCGGGGCGCAGACGATTCGGGAATTGAAGAACACCTCGCGTTTGAAGGAACGATAA
- the gap gene encoding type I glyceraldehyde-3-phosphate dehydrogenase, producing MAMKLAINGFGRIGRKVFREALQQEEIEIVAINDLTDAAMLAHLLKYDSVHGVNEAEISSEGNSLVVNGKNIKVYAERNPADLPWGELGIDVVIDSTGVFTDREGLNKHIEAGAKRVILSAPAKGDIPMLVMGVNHETYNAADDKIVSNASCTTNCLAPIVKVLNDKFGIERGMMTTVHSYTNDQKILDLPHSDYRRARAAAENMIPTTTGAASAVTKVIPALAGKLDGMAVRVPTPNVSLVDFVADLKQNVTVEEVNAALKEASENELAGVLVYNELPLVSRDYNGNTASSTIDGLSTMVLADNMVKVISWYDNESGYSARCIDLALYMHGKGL from the coding sequence ATGGCTATGAAACTTGCAATTAACGGATTTGGACGTATTGGGCGTAAAGTATTCCGCGAGGCTTTGCAACAAGAGGAAATCGAAATCGTTGCGATCAACGATTTAACGGATGCGGCAATGCTTGCTCATCTTCTTAAATATGACTCTGTACACGGTGTGAACGAAGCGGAAATCAGCTCTGAAGGCAATAGCTTAGTTGTGAATGGTAAAAATATTAAAGTATACGCTGAAAGAAACCCTGCAGATCTTCCATGGGGAGAGCTTGGAATTGATGTGGTTATCGATTCAACAGGTGTATTCACAGACCGCGAAGGACTTAACAAGCACATTGAAGCAGGTGCGAAGCGTGTTATCTTGTCAGCACCAGCAAAAGGCGATATTCCAATGCTTGTTATGGGTGTTAACCACGAAACATACAATGCAGCAGATGATAAAATCGTATCGAATGCATCATGTACGACAAACTGTCTTGCTCCAATTGTAAAAGTATTGAACGACAAGTTTGGTATCGAGCGCGGTATGATGACAACTGTTCACTCTTATACAAATGACCAAAAAATCCTAGACTTGCCACACAGCGACTACCGTCGTGCACGTGCAGCTGCTGAAAACATGATTCCAACAACTACTGGTGCTGCATCAGCAGTTACAAAAGTTATCCCAGCATTGGCAGGTAAATTAGATGGTATGGCAGTTCGCGTACCAACTCCAAACGTTTCACTAGTTGACTTCGTTGCTGACCTTAAACAAAACGTAACAGTAGAAGAAGTAAATGCTGCTCTTAAAGAAGCATCTGAAAACGAATTAGCTGGCGTTCTTGTTTACAATGAATTGCCACTTGTTTCAAGAGACTATAACGGCAACACAGCATCTTCAACAATCGATGGCTTGTCAACAATGGTTCTTGCAGACAACATGGTAAAAGTTATTTCTTGGTATGATAACGAATCAGGTTACTCTGCTCGTTGTATCGACCTTGCACTTTACATGCACGGCAAAGGACTATAA
- a CDS encoding sugar-binding domain-containing protein, which yields MMEAQRKLVPEMMELMQQRYRMLKLIKMSGPIGRRPLGQIAGLSERETRTMMDILRAQNLIHVAKEGASITVEGSSVLQTLESVMEDWSGRASLAKKLTEFLGIRSVKVVAGNCDIDGDSTAKSLLGMEAAKQFSSKIGDGKIVAVTGGSTIAAIPQHIEKFSDTTDQLFIAARGGVGDDIGLQANVIAAFFAEACGGTYSTFYYPESLSEEAQKAFRNEPFVVKMLSLYETTDCVLHGIGDAKTMAVLRNTPEEEQQVLRKSGAIGEAFGYYFDKNGNVVHRLRTVGIQTSHLERIPLIISVAGGSSKAEAILAYMASAPKQTILVTDEGAANEMLKLLINK from the coding sequence ATGATGGAAGCGCAAAGGAAACTCGTACCTGAAATGATGGAACTGATGCAACAAAGATACCGGATGTTGAAACTTATTAAGATGTCTGGTCCTATCGGAAGGCGTCCACTCGGTCAGATTGCTGGTCTTTCCGAGCGAGAAACACGAACAATGATGGATATTCTTCGAGCACAGAATCTGATTCATGTTGCGAAAGAAGGTGCATCGATTACAGTTGAAGGTAGCTCAGTGTTACAAACGCTTGAGTCTGTTATGGAAGACTGGTCGGGTCGCGCATCGCTTGCCAAAAAGTTAACAGAGTTTTTAGGCATTCGTTCTGTCAAGGTTGTTGCTGGAAATTGCGATATAGATGGAGACTCTACTGCTAAAAGTTTATTGGGCATGGAGGCTGCAAAGCAATTCAGCTCTAAAATCGGAGATGGCAAGATTGTAGCCGTTACGGGTGGGAGCACAATTGCAGCAATTCCCCAGCATATCGAAAAGTTTAGTGACACAACGGATCAGTTGTTTATCGCTGCGCGAGGCGGTGTCGGAGACGATATCGGCTTACAGGCAAATGTGATCGCAGCTTTCTTTGCTGAAGCATGTGGGGGAACGTATAGTACGTTTTATTACCCTGAGTCGTTAAGTGAAGAAGCACAAAAAGCGTTTCGCAATGAACCATTTGTTGTCAAGATGCTTAGCCTCTATGAAACGACAGATTGTGTTCTTCATGGAATTGGTGACGCAAAGACGATGGCTGTCCTGCGTAACACACCTGAAGAAGAGCAGCAAGTGCTTCGAAAGAGTGGAGCAATTGGTGAGGCATTCGGTTACTATTTCGATAAAAATGGCAACGTCGTTCATCGACTGCGTACTGTAGGTATTCAGACAAGTCATTTGGAACGGATTCCACTTATCATTTCGGTGGCTGGTGGAAGTAGCAAAGCAGAAGCCATCTTGGCTTATATGGCAAGCGCACCGAAACAAACGATTTTAGTTACAGATGAAGGTGCGGCAAATGAAATGCTGAAACTGCTTATCAATAAATAA
- the tpiA gene encoding triose-phosphate isomerase yields the protein MRKRIIAGNWKMYKTVEEARSFVEEVKGKVPVSDNVEAVICPPSLYLSELAQLTKGSALGIGAQTMSDVKEGAFTGEISPAMLVGIDVGYVVLGHSERRQYFNETDESVNLKVHAAFEYNLTPLVCVGETLEQREAGQTVELVAAQVKKAFEGISAAQAEKAVIAYEPIWAIGTGKTATAQDANEVCGAIRATVSELYSETVAASIRIQYGGSVKPDNIEELLSMEHIDGALVGGASLEPASFLKLVEAGAHE from the coding sequence TTGCGTAAACGAATTATTGCGGGTAACTGGAAAATGTACAAAACTGTTGAGGAAGCAAGAAGCTTTGTTGAGGAAGTAAAAGGCAAGGTTCCGGTTTCGGATAACGTGGAAGCTGTTATTTGTCCGCCATCTCTATACCTTTCAGAGTTGGCACAGCTAACAAAAGGTTCAGCTTTAGGCATTGGCGCACAGACGATGTCCGATGTGAAAGAAGGCGCATTTACAGGAGAAATCAGCCCAGCGATGCTAGTTGGCATTGATGTTGGCTACGTCGTTCTAGGTCACTCAGAGCGTCGTCAATATTTCAATGAAACAGACGAGTCCGTCAATCTGAAAGTCCATGCAGCATTCGAATACAACCTAACACCACTTGTTTGTGTGGGTGAAACACTTGAACAGCGCGAAGCAGGCCAAACGGTTGAGCTAGTTGCTGCCCAAGTGAAGAAAGCATTTGAAGGCATCAGTGCGGCACAAGCGGAAAAAGCGGTTATCGCATATGAGCCAATCTGGGCAATCGGTACAGGGAAAACAGCAACTGCACAAGATGCCAATGAAGTATGTGGCGCAATCCGTGCAACAGTTAGCGAACTATACAGTGAAACAGTGGCGGCAAGCATTCGTATTCAATACGGTGGTAGCGTAAAGCCAGATAATATTGAAGAACTTCTGTCAATGGAGCATATTGACGGTGCACTTGTTGGTGGCGCAAGCCTTGAACCAGCATCATTCTTAAAATTGGTTGAGGCTGGAGCACATGAGTAA
- a CDS encoding squalene/phytoene synthase family protein — translation MSMFPKDAMRVLKETSRTFYIPITFLQKELKHSVASAYLVFRAIDEIEDHEELTNDVKSTILMQVSELFKQPFDNEAYLRILGSTKDQMPEVSLRLEDWLQACPKDVLPIVMNAACEMATGMAKWAKANWEIHTREDLDDYTYYVAGLVGVMLSDLWEHYGEAQTDRELAIGYGRGLQAVNILRNEKEDLDERSVSFVPDGWSRAELFEYADENLAKADEYMKSLSKKTILLFCRLPLALAHKSLKAMKEGREKISRAEVEQTVKEVQLH, via the coding sequence ATGAGTATGTTTCCGAAAGATGCAATGCGTGTACTAAAAGAGACGAGTCGTACATTTTATATTCCGATTACTTTTTTGCAGAAAGAGTTAAAGCATTCGGTTGCATCTGCTTATTTAGTATTTCGGGCAATTGATGAAATAGAAGATCATGAAGAATTGACCAATGATGTAAAAAGTACAATTTTAATGCAAGTAAGTGAATTATTTAAACAACCATTTGATAACGAAGCGTATCTAAGAATCCTTGGATCGACAAAAGATCAAATGCCTGAGGTTTCACTTCGTTTAGAAGATTGGCTACAGGCTTGTCCGAAAGATGTTTTGCCAATCGTGATGAATGCTGCGTGTGAAATGGCAACTGGAATGGCAAAATGGGCAAAAGCAAACTGGGAAATCCATACCCGTGAAGATTTGGATGATTATACATATTACGTTGCAGGGCTTGTTGGCGTTATGCTGTCGGACCTCTGGGAGCATTATGGAGAAGCACAAACAGACCGCGAACTTGCAATTGGTTATGGACGTGGGCTTCAGGCGGTAAATATCTTGCGCAATGAGAAGGAAGATTTGGATGAACGTAGTGTAAGCTTTGTTCCTGATGGTTGGAGTCGTGCAGAACTGTTCGAGTATGCAGATGAAAACTTGGCAAAGGCAGATGAATATATGAAATCTCTCAGTAAGAAAACTATTTTATTATTTTGCCGACTGCCGCTTGCCTTAGCTCATAAATCGTTAAAAGCGATGAAAGAGGGACGTGAAAAAATATCACGAGCAGAAGTAGAACAAACGGTGAAAGAAGTTCAACTCCATTAA